The following coding sequences lie in one Spirosoma sp. KUDC1026 genomic window:
- a CDS encoding YraN family protein: protein MAQHNETGKQGEAEAVRFLEEKGYEIIARNYRHQHAEIDLIARKGKMLIFVEVKTRTNLSFGNPEEFVSYTKAKLVMKAAEQYVFATNWTHDLRFDIVAVTLSDNERRIKHVEDAFY, encoded by the coding sequence ATGGCTCAGCATAACGAAACCGGCAAACAGGGAGAAGCCGAAGCCGTCCGGTTTCTGGAAGAAAAAGGCTACGAGATCATTGCCCGTAACTACCGGCATCAGCACGCAGAAATTGATCTAATTGCCCGAAAGGGGAAGATGCTGATCTTTGTGGAAGTGAAAACGCGAACGAATCTCAGTTTTGGCAACCCGGAAGAGTTTGTCTCCTACACCAAAGCCAAACTGGTAATGAAAGCCGCCGAACAGTACGTCTTTGCCACGAACTGGACGCACGATCTGCGGTTTGACATTGTGGCCGTTACGCTGTCGGACAACGAACGACGGATCAAACACGTCGAAGATGCTTTTTATTAG